In Pristis pectinata isolate sPriPec2 chromosome 23, sPriPec2.1.pri, whole genome shotgun sequence, the genomic stretch AAATTGTGAGTGGTATAAATCAATACCAACACTGTAACAATTTAAATTTGCTGAGCTATTATATCAGTAAGCGAAGAACTAAAGAAGCACATAATATTTTCAGCAATCTAAAACCTTCTCTATGAATGACCTCGTCTGCCATTATACTCACTGTTCTTTAGCCCGATTATTTATGATGTCTGACATGACATAATTTTTCTTCTGTATGGCATCCAGATGGAAGATCTTGCTGGATCCAAAGAGATTTTGTCGTGACTTCTCTGTGGCTGCCGCCAGTTGTTCTTCAGATAAAGCTGTGGGAAACACACCAGCTTCCAACATGATTGTATCCCCCTGGAGAATGAGAACATTTAACCGTCAAGAGCCTTGGAGCAGCCAAGGGAAATAGAGCACTGAAAGGGCACTCTTGAGCTATTGAAACAATTGACAAGGTACTTGGATCCACAGTGCATTTGCACAAACTACAAGGGCCTTCCTACAGCTGCTCATTGTGCAGAATGCTGCAGACCAGGGAAATTGCAAATTGCTGAGATTGTTACACATAGGCGTTGGTTTGCTAGGAAAGGGGAAGGAATTCTACAGCTTGTCGCTCTTCAATAAATGAGCTGGGAATTACTGCACAGGAGGAGACTTCCACTGTCAGCAACTGTGTCACCAAAAGATAAACAGCTACCCAAAGCTGAACTGCAAGCATTTGCTGTCACTACAGGCAGCAACTTCTGGAGCCGGGCGTGGAGTTAAACTGACTTTGTAGTCGGTGGGTTTTGCCTAGCCTGCCTTAGTGAGCAGGGAGCCACTATGATCACCCTCTACTGGCTGGTTTTACCTCAAGTGGCAAATTGGACCTAGAAACCAGCTCCTGATCAGGAGGTCCTACATACCACAGggcctgaaataaaatcagaaaatgctggaaagattcagcaggtcaggcagcatctgtggaaaaagaaatagttaatgtttcaggtcagtggcagagaaggtgggagagggaggggtagaacaaagggaatatctctgatggggtgagaccaaatttTCAAATTGATTGCGGGAAAAGCTTTAATCCACCAAATCATTTAAAGCTTTGTTTCCCTCCTTACCTCAACCAAGCTTTggctctgatttccttccctctgttcctcctccttGGCTTGCTCCATTATTCTATAGGGTCGACTAGATTCTACGTAACTTGCCCTTTATTGCATGTGAGGTGTGCAGATCCTGTAACAAAGTCTTGATCACCGAGAAAACAATAGAGTTCTAAACTTCCATTATCATCCATGTGTCAATGTGTTCCCTGACTTCACTCTTAATGGCTTGGGCACTGATTTAATGATTATGCCCTCATGTTCTGGATTATCCCATCAGTGGAAGTTCAGTCAATTACAaaggtttatttatttttcagtaacaGTCACTCATTAGAATCTACATTAAGTACTTGCTTCTAAATTTGTGCATCCAACACTAAcgaaagcatttttaaaattaaaaactgtaTTTCTAATCATCCATAATGTGGAAATTAGCTGAAATACAGAAATAAGATTTATAAAGATTGCAGTGCCCAACTGGTTTATAAATGTAACAAAAAATAGGTGATCCTATCACAAAATATTTGCTCTTATAGAGTTTTATTATTACAAtccaaacataaattaaacattttatgtcCAACATCACAACTTTGATTACTCTTCAaacatacttcattggctgtaacccCTCTTGGATAGTTTAGAACAGTAAAAGAGATGAATAAATTcaagttcttttaaaaaatatttttgtcctATGGTAAGAAGTTGGGGCCTGCAGCAGcttttaaaaacagaaaggtTAAGGGCTGCTAATCCAGCACAGAGTATACAGTAATACAGAgtatatagagtaatacagcacagaaacaggcccttcagcccaactcacccatgctgaccaagatgcccgcctaagctagttccatttgtctgcatttggcccacatccctttaaacctttcctctccatgcacgtgtccaaatgttctttaaatgttgttattgtatccgcctcaaccacttcctctggcaacttgttcagtatatgcaccaccctctgtgtgaagaagttacctctcaggtacCTTCTTAAATcattcctctctcaccttcaatctatgccctctagtttttgattccctttccctgggaaaaaagacttcaTTGTCTTCAGCATGCATGGATGTCTACAGGTTGTTCAATGTTTTACTGTGTACACTTTGTTCCTCTTTTTAAGAAAAGATGATTAGTATTGGGACAGTCAGGAAAGAGTCACTGGACATATTCCTGTGAAAAGAGGGTTGTCCTCTCAGGAGTAGCTAAAGACGTTGGatctgcattctttggagtttaaaagagtgagcgGTGATCGTATTGCAAcacacaagatcctaagggagtataacagagtggatgtggagatgcttccactggtgggagagtctcagatGAAGGGACATTGCTCCAAGATAAGGGAGCAGCCATTTAAAACTAAGATGCAAAGGAAtgtcagagtgtggtgaatctctagatTTCTCTACCGCAAAGAGTTGTCGAGTTGTGGATCACTGGAGGCACTTACAGTGGAGGGAGACATacttttgaaagatcgggggactgagggcgatggggagctggcacagaagaggagttgagacctggagtagatcagccatgatcatattgaatggcggggccaGGTGGCCCACACCTGCTTCTAGTTCCTTGTGTTTAAATTCACCGGACTGACGTCTCATTTCTAAGGGACGAGCACTCCACTACAATGGAGTTACcggagactgcaggtactgggaTCTCCTATGATGTCGGCCTTGGTTTTTGTTTTGTGCTCAACTGTTTCGAGTGGGGTTTGAAACTTCACGGCGACAACGCGATGTACGGAACTGCCGCCAGTTGACCTCAGCCTTACCCAGTCTACATTTTCCAACTGATGCCACAAGCTGCTCGCCGCTCCCCGCCCGCGTCCACTTGCGGTTGCATTGTATCCGTTTACAGCGTCCTGTTGCTACCGGTAACCAGCATTCGGGGAGGCCAAGAGAAACCTGGGCGGGAATAAACGGCAACATGCGATGACGCCCAGAACGGAGGCAAACACCAAGTCACTGTGGAGAGAACTCATCAATTCACATCAGTGCTCAACCAGTTCCCTCCACACATGAGGATAACCAgcaacgtgtacttgatgtttaCTCCCTGCACCTGCATTACTGAATTAAGTTATTAACAATGTGATTTGTTTGCTATTGTAGtttctaattcatttttaaaatgcagtaatTATAACAGAGCAAACGACAGTTGAACGGATTTCTATCATTTTAGGTAACTATTAATTAAAACTAACACAGGAATGGGGCTTTTAGTGCAGTATTTCACCTATGTGTTGAGTGAGCTGTTATTTCACATGGGAACGTTTAGGTATATGTGACTAATATGGATATCTTACGTGGAATAAACAAACTCAGCGAGTGTTCACAGTCGTTCGCTTTGCAACAAGAAAAGCCAAAGATGATTGGTCCTCTCAACCAAGGAAAGCCTTACCTTCCCGTCTATGATTGCTTAATAGCAACGTCAATCGTTATGTtatttccccacctccctcccgttCTGCAGCAACTGCAGAGCTGCAGCTGGTTGTCCCGACCGTCCGATAACTTTGCGGACCGAGCGTCACTGTGACGCCGGGGGACCGCAGTATGGAAGCGGGGCGCAGCGCCGCACCGTGTGGCTGGCTGCAGCCCAGAGAGAGCTTGTCATGGGCCTCTCGGGCTTTCCTCACTTCAGATCAAGAGACGGCTTAATTTGTGAATCACATAtcacttgaaaaaaaaatttcacttGTTTACACTTCCTAACAATCTTAAATACACCCTCACACCCACCTCCACGTCTATTGGTGTTTGATGCCCTCactttcacctggatccacctctcacccgccagctcttgctacacaccccctccccatcccatatttttatactggctatctcccctttccagtcctgatgaggggtctcgacccgaaacattgactgtccatttccctccgtagatgctgcctgacccgctgaattcctccagcattttgtgtgtgttgctgcagagttttcctagttctgatgaaggatctcggatCTGACACGTTAACTGTGTACACCTTTCCTCAGGACGCTGCATGACCTTTTCAGAGCACTGTTGGTGTACACGGCCCCCAATGGTAGTTTGAGGTGATATAGACCAAGctactagtgtagcggttagcgtaacgctattacagcgccagcgacccgggttcaattcctgccgctgtctgtaaggagtttgtacgttctccccgtgtatctgcgtgggtttcctccaggtgctctggtttcttcccacattccaaaacaaaagacctacaggttaggaactgtgggcatgctatgttggcgccggaagagtggcgacacttgtgggctgcccccagcacatcctcagtcACGCAaagagacgcatttcactgtgtgtttcgatgtacatgtgactaataaataaatatcttactagTTCAAAGATTCCACAAACTTTAATATTCCCATTATTTTCTTTCCCCCTTGTTTATTATTCTTTGCGTGGGGTGAGACAGCCCccaaacaaacttttttttgcgTAGAATCTCTCCCTCAGTGACATTGTGAGATTCTCCTTCAGTGACATCACGAACGTGGACAATGGGCTGTTGGCAACTACAGCTTTAGAGTCTTGTTACGCTGCCACAGGAGCTGCGAAACCCCGGGCTTCGCTGAAGGAGAATGTCacgtttattttaaatatatgatTACCTGGAATGGTTTTACTGAAAGATTCAGCGCGGAACATTTGTGAGCAGCCAGTCTCTAACCAGTACCTTTAAATGAAAAATGAGAGCTACACGATACCAACACAAGTCCAACTATTTGATGATGATTAGAATAATGAGGCGATTCAGATGTGTATAGTCCATTTAAATGTCGACAACATTTAATTATAGACAGGTGAATTCTGTAAATTTGAAGTATCTTAGGAAGCtgcaaggaaaaggaaaaataacaatGGAATATAAACgtgtcctctctctttctcttacaGGCTGTATTCACTCCTGGCTCTGTATTTATGACTTCCAGACCAGGAGTGTGCTGGATGTATGTGGTCTGTTGCCTTTTATTTATGCTTCACCAATACTCTTACGCTAGTTTGGACTTCAAGTACCATCACACGTCTTTGCTGGAGAAGTTTCTCCATGATGTGCACATGAATTTTTCAAGTATCACTCATCTTTACAGCATTGGAAAGTCTGTGGAAGGTGACGCATTCATATACCTAGTGAGATGTATAATGTGCAGCTTTGAATGGGCAATGCTAGTGAGTGGGTGTACACCTGAAATCCGAACTACTTTGGTGACATTAGGTTATAGATAAGTAGAAAATAGAGTTTCAGCATATTATATACACTGTCAAGATGGTGATGAATGATAACCAACTAGCCATTCATATTATATGAACAGATACAATTTCATACACAGATAACGCAGTAACCTATCCTTAGTTCAAACAGTGGAATGTAACTGTGTattcaaattatattttaatctTACTTTGCTTTTGCAATTCAGTGTCAATTAAAATCCTCCTGCTAGATCAGTGGTGCGGAATCGCTTTTCTATTTTACTTCTCTATATAAATTCTTGTCCATTAGGACGGGAACTGTTGGTTATTGCAATTGGAGAAAACCCGAAGGAACATCGAGTTGGCGTTCCTGAATTTAAATACATCGGAAATATCCATGGAAATGAGGTAGACTGTAATTCGTATTGAATGAGAAAGTATATCTGCTAATTGATGGGAGATGGATTGGTTCTAGATTCCTTCCACCAGATTGAAATCTTTTACCAATTTAGGCCACAGTTGTGCCTTTTAAAGAAAACCATTGGTTGGCACTGGAGTTTAAATGTGAGTACGTCTGGAAACAATGAAGCTTATTTGGATGGATCTTGACTTCCAAGTATACTTCATGGCTATCAGACAGCTTAATAGCACCTGATTATCAAAGTAAGAGTAAATTGACAGCATTTTAAATGTAAAGGGTTGTGTTGCTGTTGAATTATAGGATGGTTGTGGCACAGAATgcgaccattcagcctattgataTATTGGCTCCAAGTTGagccatcccatcagtcccattcccctgcttttcCTCTTCAGTCTTACAAATAATTCTTTCTCAAGTGCGTACCTAATTCCCTTCGGAAAGCACAAATTGGTTCTGTTACCATTACCCTTACATAAGGTGAGATCCAGATCCTAACTAACTACTTTCTCAGTATAAAATGCTTTTCATCATGTCCCTTGGTATGTTCTCCTCATATGTTAAATCTATATTCCTTGGTCCTTGTTATTGGAACAGCTTCTGTTTTTTCCATCTGAACTGTTCATGATCTCTTACAAATCTCCTGTCAACCTTGCTTGTGTGAGAATCACCCCAGTTCTCCAGTTGAACCTTGCAGCTGAATATCTCAACCCTGTAAGCATACTAATTAAACTTCTCTGTACCTTCTCTAAGGCCCTCAAATACTTGCtaaagttaggtgaccagaattggacacaataccaGAATAAAAGAAAAGATCTTCTGTCTGAAAAGCAGAAGCTTTCTGAGCTTTATCTTTTTTAATGCTGGAATTGCCTATGATCAATTCTTCACCATCATTACCCACTAATTGTTTCAAAATTAGGTCAATAACAGTCCGtcttcttccctccaccttcttcctCATTTCCCCAATACCTCAATTTAACCGCACACAAGATGTATGCATTGTATGTTGTAGGTGATTAACGTAATACCGCATTATTATTTCTTGAATCATATTGACCTAACAAAGTATTTTGACTTGGTGAAGAACAATTGAATGGAACTTTGATTCACAAAAAGCTTTCTTGTTAGTAATATACAGTACGTTGCCATAGTTGTCTAATCTCATAGTGCCACTACTTCCACCACTAGCCCAAACCCCAGTTCTCATATCTGCTCTTGGCTTCAAGTTAAATAATGCTGTGAGCTTGCATAAACTTAATTTACTCCTTCTTGGGCGGTCCCCCAGGATGAAGGATGACATATTCCCTTGCAGTCGATTTAATTAAgggattgaaaattaaaatatcatTCCTCTGATGGAGAATCCAAAACAAGGAGATGCAAATAGATTATTTACTGGCCATTCCTCCATATTCTTTGAAGCCATTAGTTAATAAAAGCCTACCAATCTAATTCTTTAGAAAATCAAATTTTCTTCTTTTTACTTTCCAATGACATTTGGACATTGCTGCCAAGAAATAGTCATCAATGCACATCCTTGAATGTGTCTGAACTAAATAACAtgctaggtcatttcagagggcagtttacTTTTAATCACATTGAGTGTGGAGTCACATGAAGACCAGACCAGATTTCCTTCCTAGAAAGTTATTATTGAACTAGATGGACATTCCCTATGCATTGGAATACTATTGTCCAGCTACCATAGCAGGTCCCAAACTTGAGCATCACGAGCAGAGGGGTGGGCAGACAAATACTGTTCAGTAAGTGAACCACTGCACCCCACCAAGGACAGCCTTTTAAAGAAGAGAGTTCAAGCCTTCAATGACCTGTGTGGCCAAAGCCCAGGATCATTTCATTCCTTGAATGTTAATTAATGGCAGGTTCCTTGGTTCTGGATTTCTTTCCATCAGCAGAAACTCTTCCCCTATTTTATCAAAATCCTTTATCATTTCAGCTCAAACTTGTACAGTTTAAACTGAAGGGAAATCCAGGGCTTGCATAGGAATGAATCCTTTTCAAGGGATATGttaaacacacacacgcatatgCATGTGCTCCTAAATTACATGATGATTTTTGCCTCTGATGTATTCCGAGGAAAAGCAAATCAAGTTTATGAATCCTAGGCTGGCCAGTCACTCCTTGAACCTGCTCCCAGGTTATACTTTCATACGTAATATCTGATGTAAAATATTGTAGATTTACTGTGAGGACAACTTGCTGTTAAGGTAAACCTTTTGTCATGGGTGGTTGCAACAGGGGTAGTTCAGTAATCACTTTAATGAAATCAAAGAAAAGAAATAGTTGTCTGCATTGAAAATGACACTGGAACTTGGGGGATATGTTGCTTTTCACGTGCTTAATGCTCTGATTTGTGTAGCCTGTTAGCAGGGAGATTCTGCTCCATTTGATCGATTACCTGGTTACAAGCTATGGACATGACCCAAATGTCACCGACCTGATCAACAGCATGAGAATCCACATTCTACCCTCGATGAACCCAGATGGGTTTGAAATTTCGCATGTTGGCAAGTGCACAGGCACACATGGACGGTAATGTTTTATTAAATGTTCCAGCATCTTTATTCCTataacttgttttattttcattctttcttgacTATTTCCCGTGTTCAGACTCCATGCTGTCAAATAATCAACAAGGTCACAAGATGTTTGTTTGCATGTTAgtgggattttgttttgtttcctaaAATTTTGACTCAGTTCATTTATTTCCAGTGACTTTATTAATGGAACAGATTTACTGCACAGATATTAAGGGCTTCCTTTGAAATTGTGCCCATGTTTGTTGGTAACCTGTCCCTCTCTTTCAGAGAAATTTTGGCAACCATTGCTACATGGTTAAGTGGATGTGTCTGTGACTAAACAGTTAAATGGGTTTGAGAAGGGTTTAAACATTGGATGCTGTGGAGGAAAGGTTTAATCTATTGATTCCAGATATCTgatgaggaaagatttagaacatagaacagtacggcacaggaacaggcccttcagcccatgacgtctgtgccagccatgatgtcaatttaaactgaaCATTTGCCTGTACGTGGTccatatctctcaattccctgcctgttcatgtgtctgtctaaatgcctcttaaaagtctTTTGATCTGTAAGAATTagaggtgattttattgcaaACATAAAATATGGTGAAGGTACTTGATGAAGGTTGATACTGAGGGAatggtgggggaatcaagaactatggGCCATgatctcaggataaagggataCCCATTTAattcagaggtgaggaggaattttttttctcttaaaaggattgtaaatctttggaattctctatcccagacagCTGCAGAGGTCGAATCATTAAGTGTATATAAGGCTGAAATAGATGGAACTCTGGGCTTTGGGGGAATGGAGGATTGTGGGGAACAAGCAAAAAAATGGAGTTAAGACCAGGATTAGATCAGCCACAACCTTATTGAGTGCTGGAGGAATCTCCGGGGGCTGTACGGcccacttctgcttctatttcttatgttgtatgTGACAGACGGTTGCAGGTAAGAATATAGACTATAACATTTAGGATTGCAGTCAGGACATTTAGCTCCTATTCTGTTGGTTTGTGTGTCGAGGGATCCATTTATATTTTTCTCCCACACTACCTCATAGCATTGATTTTTATGATTTATCTGTTTGTGCCTGGTTCAGAGGTAAACATTAATCATGAGAGTTGGTTTGTCTTTGACTCTTTACAAAGTCCCCTAAGAACTATAACTCATTGCTTGGATGGATGTTTACAAATTAAATTTAGTCCTTATGCACTGAGTAGCTGCACAAAGTCCTGATATGCTGCTATATTGAATGAACTGCCTTAGAGCAATGAAGCCTGATGAAATAAGGCTAGCATTTTCCAAGCTGAAGGGAGTACACGTCATGCAGAGACCAGCTGATGTTATATTCAACAAGGTGTAAGTTACTAATGGGCTTCTTCACTGTGTAGTATGTTAAAGTGGTAAGTGGTCACAGGGTAAAAAATGGAGGTTCTTCACAAGCCCCATTGACTGTCAAGAGATACAATAAATAGTTAATGGTGTGAGCTTGGGATTCAGTAGTCCACTGAGTTTAATTCTGGAACaaaactgaattttccaattcaaTGGATTAATCAGGTCTGATTGTAAAATCAGCTCTATTTAGCACATTCTTTCATTATCTGTATTCTCTCCTTGtgcacatacatacatatatctGTAAATATAGATAAGGTATGTAGACCAGTACGGAAAAGGAATACAATACCATCCCTGTGTTTTGTGTATTTTACAGATATAACAATAATAACATGGATTTAAACAGAAATTTTCCTGACCCTTTTGGAAGAAGTGTTTCACCTCTTGAGCCAGAAACAGAGGCAGTGATACGATGGATACACAGTGAGCCTTTTGTGTTGTCTGCTAGTTTACATGGAGGAGCCATAGTGACAGCTTACCCCTATGATAATAACAATCAAGGTACAATTTTCAGGTTTAAAGAGTCTGAGTTGGTCTAAAGTTGGTCTATATCCCCCAGTGCACTGAATGCAATTTGCCTTAGGTTCTTGATTTGATTTTGACTGACTTGTGAAAATTAATTGAATTGTTATTTGTTGCAAAAATTAATTCAATTATTATTTGTGTCGAATGTATTTGTTCTCAATGAACTCTAACTGACTTGTAGTTTGCTTCTAGCCATTAATGAGAAGTGTGCATCACTGGCATTGGTCActctggagaaggtggtgagccatcttcttgaaacaTCGCAATCCATTTCTTGAAAGTGCTTTCACACTGCTCTTAGATGGGGAGTTCCAAGATTATGACCTAGCAACGAtgagttgtattggtattggtttattattgtcacttgtaccgaggtacagtgaaaaacttgtcttgcataccgatcgtacaggtcaattcattatacagtgcagttacatagagttagtacagagtgcattgatgtagtacaggtaaaaacaataacagtacagagtaaagtgtcacagctacagagaaagtgcagtgcaggtagacaatacggtgcaaggtcacaacaagtgataTATTTCTGCGTGTAGTATGTTACTTAGAACCTGAAGTTGATGGTGTTCCCAAGCACCTATCGCCCTTATCATTCCAGATGGTGGAAGAGGTGCAGTCTGAGAGTCCCCTAGTCCCCAAATTTGAGAGGTGCAGTTGCAGAATCCTTGGAGAATTGTTGCAATGCATTTTCAAGATGGCACATGCTGCTGTCGTAGTTTTATTTGACTTAGTTAACTGTGGGTTAGCTGGAAACAATAACACTTCTAGGAGGTGAGACGCAGAGCCCCCTTCTGTCAATACCAATTGATAAAGCTAGCAATTTATAAACTCCCTCAGTGGACGTAGTTACTGATGCTATCAAACTGAATTACCAGTGGAGTAATGTAAGCTTCCATATAATGGTGGCCACAGCAACATAAATTTGACCACACAAATGGTTAAAGCTGAATGGGTTAATTTTCCCTTTGGATGTAGGCAGAAGCTGCTGTGTGTGTAGCATCCACCCAGTAAGCTCCCTGCACTGATCTACAAGTTAATGCCTTGCCACGAGAAAAGTTTAAGCCTATTATGGCATTGTAGGTCATGGATATAGTAATTACAATGGGATTGAAATGACTTGCCCCATTGCTGCATGAAAGGCCAAGTCTAGAAGCTCATTTAAAGAACTTGAATGATAAAGCAAACCGAGACAACTTTTGCACCCGAGGCGAGTTAGCTGTGAGCAGTGACAAGCTGTGGGATTCTATAAGAAGCACTTTTAATAACCTGAGGCGCCCTATGGGTAAGAGTACAGATCCAAACACCAACCCGCTGCCCAAAGTCCCTTGGCAAAGCTGAATACTTTAACATGGGCATTTGAAAAGGAGCCTGTCAGTTTGTCTGATGTTGAAGCCATGCATATCTTGGCAGTGAAAAGAGTGCAGACGGTGATGAATCACCACGGGATACCCAGCAGAGGAAGCCAGAGATAACAACCTTCTGTACACGGAAGGAAAAGCTGACAGTGTCAAGAGACGATTGTAAGATTTTGTGGATGTGCTGATCAGGAGCCTGAATGAAAGGCTTGATCGTGTGTCAATTCTGAACAGTTTGGGTAATTTTGAACTCCTGTTCAGAAGCTGTCTCACATCTAACTAAGCCTAGACCCCAGTGACACACACGGCAGAATGTCCAAAATGAACATCATTTTTGTTTGCAGCTGACGTTCCAGTGATCACAATGTAGCCGGACTGCTTGAAGTTTTGCCTGACTTGGAGCTGACAGTCCCTCTGAAGATGCCATAATGTTTGGCAAAGTGTGTTGAAAAAATATATCCTCATGTTAACAAACCAGCAAGAGACGGGAAAAGCAAGTGCCAGCACCATTGTGAATGTAACAGTGACACTTCACAAAGGAATACGATTTCTCAAATGCTAAAAGCAAGAAAAGAGACAATTTGTCCAGGCGTGAACAGTTGCTGATTTGTGCATGACTTTCAGGCTGAGGATGGGGGTGCTGCAGACCTGGCAATAAACATCCAATTCAGTGGCAACTCTAAAATATGTAGAATTGTGGAACGCTACAGCCTAGAATGAGGGTTTCTGGCCCATTG encodes the following:
- the LOC127582282 gene encoding carboxypeptidase D-like: MELPETAGTGISYDVGLGFCFVLNCFEWGLKLHGDNAINCRAAAGCPDRPITLRTERHCDAGGPQYGSGAQRRTAVFTPGSVFMTSRPGVCWMYVVCCLLFMLHQYSYASLDFKYHHTSLLEKFLHDVHMNFSSITHLYSIGKSVEGRELLVIAIGENPKEHRVGVPEFKYIGNIHGNEPVSREILLHLIDYLVTSYGHDPNVTDLINSMRIHILPSMNPDGFEISHVGKCTGTHGRYNNNNMDLNRNFPDPFGRSVSPLEPETEAVIRWIHSEPFVLSASLHGGAIVTAYPYDNNNQGSNNYSRSPDDDVFKYLAKVYSFNHKTMYKGNLCKMKFMDGVTNGAKWYNIAGGMQDYNYVWGQCFEVTIELSCCKYPPASQLPHLWEQNKEALIVLVQQAHLGLKGRILDEDGNPVSKAIVNVFGRNNLIPFQTNKLGEYYRLLLPGEYTLKVEANGFNSLNKTVDVFDTISNYSAVVCDFVLTKPDTST